The Episyrphus balteatus chromosome 4, idEpiBalt1.1, whole genome shotgun sequence genome includes a window with the following:
- the LOC129918757 gene encoding protein unc-45 homolog B has protein sequence MTNSEADLALTYKDKGNDAFKKELWEDAIKYYSEAIKSGEKHKDLAIFYKNRAAAYLKKNEFTKAIDDCTESLRLAPNDPKALFRRFQGYEGLQKYEEAYRDAMELFKADPGNKAVQPALARLHVIVQERAQKNAQTSTKVSQMCELAFDVATPLDKRRNAVNNLLVLAKEEVGADLITKQGVIKKIASLAKTEKDQQIYVNIIRVIAELCNKSVDRTKIVLTELGVPWFLQVLDSTNEERVSAAQYCLQTILNSLSGMENKVDSKPDAELCKKYQKEIDTLLTCLVYTITDRTISGQARDAVIELLTRNVHYTALSWAERMVEIRGLHRLLDVCSELEEYKYESAMSITPSSKTVASVCLARIYENMYYDDLKLKFSNQIDEYVKDKLLDPDLESKVRVIVALTSLLNSTLDVGNSIVGREGILQMILVMATTEDVLQQKVACECIVAASSKKDKAKALCTQGVDILKKLYHSKDDGIRVRALVGLCKLGSYGGQDASIRPFADGATKKLAEACRRFLVKPGKDKDIRKWAADGLAYLTLDAEVKEKLIEDQPAIQALIEIARAGDQSCLYGVVTTFVNLCNAYDKQELLPEMVELAKFAKHHIPEEHELDDPDFINKRIMTLANQGITTALCALAKTESHNSQELIARVLNSLCSLQDVRGKVVQDGGVKTLLKLALEGTEKGKRQASQALARIGITINPEVAFAGQRAHDVIRPLLNLLHQDFTALENFESLMALTNLAAMNESVRKRIITEQGLSKIEFYLMEDHVYLVRAAAQCVCNLVMSPDIVEMHEKENDRVKFLCLLCEEEDEDTAKATAGALAMLTSVSKKCCEKVLQNPKWLDNLHTLIANPSPEVQHRGVVVILNMINAGEDIASKLFETDIMELLNGLAQLPDDTRAKAREVAAQCLVAAEKYKIIEKSDNVEIPDVFAQAKALEELEED, from the exons ATGACAAATTCCGAAGCGGATTTAGCATTAACCTACAAAGATAAAGGCAATGATGCATTCAAAAAAGAACTCTGGGAGGATGCCATCAAATATTATTCAGAAGCAATTAAATCTGGTGAGAAACATAAAGATTTAGCAATCTTCTATAAGAATCGAGCTGCTGCTTATTTGAAAAAGAACGAATTTACAAAAGCCATTGACGATTGCACTGAGTCATTGCGATTAGCGCCAAATGACCCCAAAGCACTATTTCGACGTTTTCAGGGTTATGAAGGTTTGCAAAAGTATGAAGAAGCCTATCGAGATGCTATGGAATTGTTTAAAGCCGATCCCGGCAACAAGGCAGTTCAACCTGCATTGGCTAGGTTGCATGTCATAGTGCAGGAACGTGCCCAGAAGAATGCTCAAACATCCACAAAGGTTAGTCAGATGTGTGAGTTGGCCTTTGATGTGGCAACTCCTTTAGACAAACGTCGTAATGCCGTGAACAATTTGCTTGTTCTGGCCAAAGAAGAAGTTGGAGCTGATTTGATAACAAAACAAGGTGTTATCAAGAAGATTGCCAGTCTAGCCAAGACTGAGAAGGACCAACAAATCTATGTGAACATAATCCGTGTCATTGCTGAACTCTGTAACAAGAGTGTTGACCGGACAAAGATCGTTCTCACAGAACTGGGAGTCCCATGGTTCTTGCAAGTTTTGGATAGTACAAATGAGGAACGTGTATCTGCCGCACAGTACTGTCTTCAAACTATTCTGAATTCACTTTCAGGAATGGAGAATAAGGTAGATAGTAAACCAGATGCTGAACTTtgtaaaaagtatcaaaaagaAATCGATACTTTGTTGACTTGTTTGGTATACACTATCACTGATCGGACAATTTCTGGCCAAGCCAGAGATGCTGTTATAGAACTTCTTACTCGGAATGTTCATTATACTGCTTTGTCATGGGCTGAAAGAATGGTTGAGATTAGGGGGCTGCATAGGCTGTTGGATGTTTGTTCAGAATTGGAAGAGTATAAGTACGAAAGTGCCATGTCCATAACACCATCTTCAAAGACTGTTGCATCGGTATGCTTGGCAAGGATCTATGAGAATATGTACTACGATGATCTGAAGTTGAAGTTTTCCAATCAGATTGATGAATATGTCAAGGATAAGCTACTGGATCCTGATTTGGAGTCAAAAGTTCGAGTTATTGTGGCTTTAACTTCGTTGTTGAATTCTACATTGGATGTTGGTAATAGCATTGTTGGACGAGAAG GTATCTTACAGATGATTCTTGTCATGGCCACCACGGAAGATGTTTTGCAACAGAAAGTTGCATGTGAATGCATTGTTGCTGCATCATCAAAGAAGGACAAAGCCAAGGCTCTTTGTACTCAAGGTGTTGATATACTCAAGAAACTCTATCACTCCAAAGATGATGGAATTAGAGTTCGTGCTTTGGTTGGTTTGTGCAAATTGGGAAGCTATGGTGGTCAAGATGCTAGTATTCGTCCATTTGCCGATGGAGCAACTAAGAAACTAGCTGAAGCATGTCGTCGTTTTTTGGTCAAACCAGGAAAGGATAAGGATATTCGTAAATGGGCTGCTGATGGTCTTGCCTATCTTACACTCGACGCTGAAGTGAAGGAGAAATTGATTGAAGATCAACCTGCAATTCAAGCTTTGATTGAAATAGCAAGAGCCGGAGATCAATCATGTCTTTATGGAGTGGTAACGACTTTTGTAAATTTGTGTAATGCCTATGACAAGCAAGAGCTTCTTCCTGAGATGGTGGAATTGGCTAAATTTGCCAAACATCATATCCCCGAAGAGCACGAACTTGATGATCcagattttataaataaacgTATCATGACACTGGCCAATCAAGGTATCACGACTGCATTGTGTGCTTTGGCAAAGACTGAAAGTCACAATTCACAGGAACTTATTGCAAGAGTATTGAATTCCCTTTGCAGTTTGCAAGATGTTCGTGGAAAGGTTGTTCAGGATGGTGGTGTAAAGACTCTGCTCAAACTTGCCTTAGAAGGCACTGAAAAGGGCAAGAGACAAGCATCTCAGGCACTTGCTCGTATTGGTATAACAATTAATCCAGAAGTGGCGTTTGCTGGTCAACGTGCCCATGATGTGATTCGTCCTTTGTTGAATCTATTGCATCAAGATTTCACAGCTTTGGAGAATTTCGAATCCCTAATGGCATTGACAAATTTGGCTGCAATGAATGAGAGCGTTCGCAAGAGGATCATTACAGAGCAAGGTCTGTCGAAGATTGAATTCTATCTGATGGAAGATCATGTCTATTTGGTTCGAGCTGCTGCCCAGTGTGTATGCAATTTGGTTATGTCTCCAGACATTGTTGAAATGCATGAAAAAGAAAACGATCGAGTGAAATTCTTGTGTCTTCTCTGcgaagaagaagatgaagataCAGCCAAAGCAACCGCAGGTGCCTTAGCAATGCTCACATCGGTGAGCAAGAAATGTTGTGAGAAAGTTCTACAAAATCCCAAATGGTTGGATAATTTGCACACATTGATTGCAAATCCTAGTCCTGAAGTTCAACATCGTGGTGTGGTTGTAATTTTGAATATGATCAATGCTGGTGAAGATATTGCTTCGAAATTATTTGAAACTGATATTATGGAATTGTTGAATGGTTTAGCACAACTGCCTGATGATACAAGAGCTAAAGCACGTGAGGTTGCAGCACAGTGTTTGGTAGCCGCTGAAAAGTATAAAATAATTGAGAAATCAGATAATGTAGAGATTCCGGATGTTTTTGCGCAAGCCAAGGCATTGGAAGAGCTCGAGGAGGATTAA
- the LOC129919117 gene encoding DDRGK domain-containing protein 1 codes for MDLILLVGIAIALLVIIITIYLLQKKSTQTGDKTKQQHHQQRPTAVRAAEGIPRRAQIARNQRNRLRTNAAANVAEDQDDDDVEEVEAGPSTSHEFPEEKMGAKKRAKLEAKADKRMQREQEMKSKEERKAREEKLDEERKKQEEKEAEDERKAAEAERLAREERERKEHEEYLKMKAAFSVEEEGFEEGEESEKENLLQEFIQYIKDNKVVVLEDLATHFKLKTQQAIDRITELQANGSITGVIDDRGKFIYITEDELLAVAKFINQRGRVSISELAECSNNLINLTPDSK; via the exons atggatctAATTTTGTTAGTTGGAATTGCCATTGCTCTCCTGGTCATCATAAtaactatttatttattacaaaaGAAATCAACTCAAACAG GtgacaaaacaaaacaacaacaccacCAACAAAGACCAACTGCAGTTCGTGCAGCCGAGGGAATCCCACGACGTGCTCAAATAGCTCGCAATCAACGTAATCGCCTACGTACCAATGCAGCAGCAAATGTTGCTGAAGATCAAGACGACGACGATGTCGAAGAAGTTGAAGCAGGTCCTTCAACAAGTCATGAATTCCCAGAAGAGAAAATGGGTGCCAAGAAGCGAGCTAAGCTCGAAGCCAAGGCAGATAAACGAATGCAACGCGAACAAGAAATGAAATCCAAGGAAGAACGCAAAGCCCGTGAAGAGAAATTAGATGAAGAACGAAAGAAGCAGGAAGAAAAagaagctgaagatgaaagaaAGGCAGCCGAAGCTGAACGTTTGGCTCGGGAAGAACGTGAACGAAAGGAACATGAAGAATACTTGAAGATGAAGGCTGCTTTTAGCGTTGAAGAGGAAGGTTTTGAGGAAGGTGAAGAAAGTGAAAAAGAAAACTTGCTCCAAGAATTCATTCAATATATCAAAGACAACAAAGTAGTTGTTTTAGAAGACTTGGCAACACATTTCAAACTCAAGACACAACAAGCTATTGATAGGATCACTGAACTTCAAGCAAACGGTTCGATTACAGGAGTAATTGACGATCGaggtaaatttatttatatcacCGAAGATGAACTTTTAGCTGTGGCCAAGTTTATAAACCAACGAGGACGAGTTTCTATATCAGAGTTGGCAGAATGcagtaataatttaataaacttGACTCCAGATAGTAAATAA
- the LOC129919116 gene encoding histone-lysine N-trimethyltransferase SMYD5: MNSFEIKILPGKGRSMISLKSFATGDTIFEEEPFVSCQFTWNAAYGYAACDHCMRPLETTLENVRRLANNPALVVPFPEHCPTLNWVPQFTVCSKCKVRYCSEDCRLEAFKKYHKVGCMGQFVADDKHPINLLRDIWKEMHYPPETGTIMLIVRLMAMYEQSQNKTDFLEALQSFQSSAVNAEQKIYHKILGENFETQLEQLFMAFCNAFNNEQFAVFTTPEAFKSLMALIGTNSQGIATSALAEWVKKVSDLPLDEKAKQELDVYIDDLYNKVGEFAGEFLNNEGSGLYQLQSKINHSCVPNAQSSFPYSNDIVVLKAISPIQPGDEICISYLDDCQLERSRHSRQKVLKENYIFLCECPKCKEQANDPNETSEDEDDDDDYEMDDDDDDMD; the protein is encoded by the exons ATGaattcatttgaaattaaaatactcCCTGGAAAG ggTCGTTCTATGATATCTCTAAAAAGCTTTGCTACGGGAGATACAATTTTCGAAGAAGAACCTTTTGTATCATGTCAATTCACATGGAATGCAGCATATGGATATGCTGCTTGTGACCATTGCATGCGTCCTTTGGAAACAACATTAGAAAATGTCCGCCGGCTGGCCAATAATCCAGCTTTGGTGGTTCCATTTCCTGAGCATTGTCCCACACTCAATTGGGTTCCACAGTTTACCGTCTGTTCGAAATGTAAAGTACGATACTGTTCTGAAGACTGTCGCTTGGAAGCTTTCAAGAAGTACCACAAAGTAGGATGTATGGGTCAATTTGTCGCTGATGACAAACATCCCATTAATCTTCTAAGAGATATTTGGAA AGAAATGCACTATCCTCCAGAAACTGGTACCATAATGCTCATTGTACGTCTAATGGCGATGTATGAACAGAGTCAAAACAAAACAGATTTCTTAGAGGCATTGCAATCCTTCCAAAGTTCGGCAGTCAATGCTGAACAGAAAATTTACCACAAAATTTTGggtgaaaattttgaaactcaATTGGAACAGTTATTTATGGCTTTTTGTAATGCCTTCAATAACGAACAGTTTGCAGTT tttACTACACCTGAAGCATTTAAATCTCTGATGGCATTAATCGGAACAAATAGCCAAGGAATTGCAACTAGCGCACTTGCTGAGTGGGTGAAAAAGGTCTCAGACTTGCCATTGGACGAAAAAGCCAAACAAGAACTTGATGTGTATATTGATGACCTTTATAACAAAGTTGGAGAAT tcGCTGGTGAATTCCTCAACAACGAAGGTTCTGGTCTCTATCAACTCCAAAGCAAAATCAATCACAGTTGCGTACCGAATGCTCAATCAAGCTTTCCCTACTCAAATGATATTGTTGTACTAAAAGCCATATCACCAATTCAACCTGGCGATGAGATATGTATTTCATATCTCGACGATTGCCAATTAGAAAGAAGTAGGCATTCAAGACAAAAG GTTCTaaaagaaaattacattttcttGTGCGAATGTCCAAAATGTAAAGAACAAGCTAACGATCCCAACGAAACAAGTGAAGATgaagacgatgatgatgactatGAAATggatgacgatgatgacgatatggattaa
- the LOC129918433 gene encoding protein dj-1beta, whose product MLSVFGRSFIRIGFGSKIVQTNFLTHQPQITLVNFKNITRNMSKTALVILAPGAEEMEFVIAADVLRRAGVAVTVAGLKDATAVTCSRDVVITPDASLEDSKSKNFDVVILPGGLGGSKAMAESPLVGEILKKQESEGRLIAAICAAPIALAAHGIFTGKSLTSYPAMKGQLVSVYKYVDDQKVVQDGNLITSRGPGTAFDFALKLAEVLAGEAKATEVAVGMLLK is encoded by the exons ATGCTCTCTGTTTTCGGAAGGTCATTTATTCGAATTGGATTTGGTAGTAAAATTGTACAAACGAATTTTTTAACGCACCAACCACAAATTACTCTtgtgaatttcaaaaatattactaGAAATATGTCAAAGACTGCATTGGTAATTCTTGCACCTGGTGCTGAAGAAATGGAATTTGTTATTGCTGCCGATGTCTTGCGTAGAGCTGGA GTTGCTGTCACAGTTGCCGGCTTAAAAGATGCTACAGCTGTTACATGTTCTAGAGATGTTGTCATTACTCCTGATGCTTCTCTTGAAGATTCCAAAAGT AAGAATTTCGATGTTGTCATTCTACCAGGTGGACTTGGCGGCTCCAAGGCAATGGCTGAATCACCTCTTGTTGGTGAGATTCTTAAGAAACAAGAATCCGAAGGCCGATTGATTGCAGCTATTTGTGCTGCACCAATTGCCTTGGCTGCACATGGAATCTTTACCGGAAAGAGTTTGACATCGTATCCCGCAATGAAAGGACAATTGGTTTCGGTCTACAA GTATGTGGATGATCAAAAAGTTGTTCAAGATGGAAATTTGATAACCAGTCGTGGACCAGGTACTGCTtttgattttgctttgaaaCTTGCCGAAGTTTTGGCTGGAGAAGCTAAAGCAACTGAAGTTGCCGTAGGAATGTTGTTGAAGTGa